In Populus nigra chromosome 1, ddPopNigr1.1, whole genome shotgun sequence, one genomic interval encodes:
- the LOC133701892 gene encoding F-box protein At3g22700-like — MDDTKEEVPNTIVTKLSADVMVDILSRFPVKTILSFRCVCKTCLRLISDKDFANPHLSRSPPGILIKALPEGGISSIFHLFQIHEETGKTFKVERMEFVPETNLPATANIELMNSCNGLLCLSGGEFRNVIHVCNPILCEHIEIHVDDHKTCLYGNYFALGCSATGNQYKVLWTFYQNDRHRYPKAEIYTIKTGHWRSVGNGFSIGRLDFNTSLHGCIHWARYETSLECICSFDFESEQFKRLPAPPICDENLDGFIRLGVLKDCLSVTVRKWDAPYEIQELEEELRIELITCSMVESASATLESKTPMRHEETEENPFRISKDVPNTCPSQFPQRQAINIPFKRTWSRLRPRCCSSDLDWISPLLIYGSRR, encoded by the exons ATGGATGATACGAAAGAAGAAGTGCCAAACACCATAGTCACCAAGCTCTCAGCGGATGTGATGGTTGACATACTATCAAGATTTCCCGTGAAGACCATCTTGAGCTTCAGGTGCGTTTGCAAGACTTGTCTTCGCTTAATTTCAGATAAAGACTTTGCCAACCCCCACCTTTCAAGATCTCCCCCTGGAATCTTGATCAAAGCCTTGCCTGAAGGAGGCATATCAAGTATATTCCATTTATTCCAGATTCATGAGGAAACTGGTAAAACTTTCAAGGTTGAGAGAATGGAGTTTGTTCCTGAAACCAACTTACCAGCCACAGCAAATATTGAGTTGATGAATTCTTGTAATGGACTGCTTTGCTTATCAGGAGGTGAATTCCGCAATGTTATTCATGTTTGCAATCCAATTTTATGTGAGCACATCGAAATCCATGTGGATGATCATAAAACATGTTTGTATGGCAACTATTTTGCTCTTGGATGTAGTGCCACTGGCAATCAATACAAAGTGCTGTGGACTTTTTATCAAAATGATCGGCATAGGTACCCTAAGGCTGAAATATACACAATTAAGACAGGACATTGGAGAAGCGTAGGAAATGGTTTCAGCATTGGAAGACTGGATTTTAATACCTCTCTGCATGGTTGCATCCACTGGGCCCGTTATGAAACAAGTTTGGAGTGTATCTGCTCTTTTGACTTTGAAAGTGAGCAGTTCAAGAGATTGCCGGCACCTCCTATCTGTGATGAAAATTTGGATGGATTCATAAGGTTGGGGGTTTTAAAAGATTGTTTGTCTGTGACAGTACGTAAGTGGGATGCTCCTTATGAAATTCAG GAACTTGAGGAAGAACTCAGGATTGAGTTAATAACTTGTTCAATGGTAGAATCTG CTTCAGCCACATTAGAGTCCAAAACACCCATGAGGCATGAGGAAACAGAGGAAAATCCCTTCCGAATCTCTAAGGATGTTCCCAATACCTGCCCTTCTCAGTTTCCCCAGCGACAGGCCATCAACATTCCATTTAAGAGAACCTGGAGTAGGCTTCGCCCACGATGTTGTAGCTCTGATCTTGACTGGATTAGTCCACTTTTAATCTATGGGTCCAGGCGATAG